The Granulicella sibirica genome has a segment encoding these proteins:
- a CDS encoding DUF4384 domain-containing protein has product MIASSLLSVVLLGLTGLGPATPAPPAAGGDVAAKATPDLVEITLERKKNGRVEPMATGHVFETGDVIRMRLNSHYLGYLYVMNQGTSGRFSTVFPSADTGSDNRVLPDKQYLVPAVDEGWFEVQGPAGFDVLYFLLSPTALATPTASSFVAPGPVSSMKPRCNDRIFRARGECMDDSAGPAALPKETELPAPLKPIAGEASRDIVFSKKKGDATVTVAGPQAAPMLYTFRLAHQ; this is encoded by the coding sequence GTGATTGCTTCTTCTCTTCTATCCGTTGTATTGCTAGGGCTTACGGGACTTGGGCCTGCCACTCCCGCGCCTCCCGCGGCGGGTGGTGATGTTGCAGCGAAAGCTACCCCGGACCTGGTCGAGATTACGCTCGAGCGTAAGAAGAACGGCAGGGTCGAGCCCATGGCGACCGGACACGTATTCGAGACGGGAGACGTGATCCGAATGCGGTTAAACAGCCACTACCTGGGGTACCTATACGTTATGAACCAGGGGACATCGGGGCGGTTCTCGACGGTGTTTCCGTCGGCGGACACCGGGAGCGACAATCGCGTCCTACCTGACAAGCAGTACCTTGTACCGGCGGTGGATGAGGGATGGTTTGAAGTGCAGGGACCGGCCGGGTTTGACGTGCTTTATTTTCTGTTGAGTCCGACCGCGCTTGCGACGCCGACAGCTTCGAGCTTCGTGGCTCCGGGGCCGGTGTCTTCGATGAAGCCGCGATGCAACGATCGGATCTTCAGGGCGCGGGGTGAATGCATGGACGACTCAGCCGGGCCGGCTGCTCTGCCCAAGGAAACTGAGCTTCCGGCCCCGCTGAAGCCTATCGCTGGAGAGGCATCGCGCGATATTGTGTTCTCGAAGAAGAAGGGCGATGCGACCGTGACGGTGGCCGGACCACAGGCGGCGCCAATGCTCTACACGTTCCGGTTGGCGCATCAGTAG